Proteins found in one Drosophila busckii strain San Diego stock center, stock number 13000-0081.31 chromosome 2R, ASM1175060v1, whole genome shotgun sequence genomic segment:
- the LOC108596490 gene encoding chromatin modification-related protein eaf-1 isoform X18, with protein MDLSLERDSSALGSLFQQIINDMKNTSPLWEDFVAKASKLHTCLRAAIQAIAAYLDAFQKIADAATNSRGASKEIGTALTRVCLRHKAVETRLKSFTGAIMDCLVQPLQDKIEDWKRTVATIDKDHAKEHKRCRTELKKRSSDTLRLQKKARKGQTDNSLQSLMDSHMQDVTLRRAELEDVEKKSLRAAMIEERLRYCSFVHMLQPVVHEECEVMSELGHLQEAMQSIALVTKEPSVLPQASEELIHVAKASINLYPESPGGGSGSQGGGCSNSLGSRKSSVCSISSMNSSGSSNSPGHHHYQRSLSQFVTPAIRLKPGESSDSGFCSSPALTTQATNASNQTHAVATWPPHSQDVVDTLPPTADRPHTISTTYEKGHQRPPLTVYTFQNPETIHESSSSNSLVPTGNSSSGQNTPATQKSPAATLSRPPLPVKPAHVRCSSLERPLSAQSNHRQNSAQNLLQRQCPSPIPAHITKELSAAHHAQQQSQPQQQQQQQPAPTYVNTCELAAMKLTQQQQQQSTPLLQQQSSIDSISSQHSNDSSTSSLQQQLLLHQQHQQQQQQQQHMNHQQPRSHSISSASSHTASSLHSHASLDSAVATAGGGAAAGYTNTSTTTPSSGCSTPQNHYSPLLTNSPTSTAAGTPSGGSIASGLGFVYQISSPTPPPSAHEPLKITESTATVDSAEADERSRASVLQKASMFEKQAAATTAPNNVPRRSEEIRVAEQQEMGGAGAGAAAALGGSSTRIARRSSINQAKPPPPVRRSSSVTPSPNNSNLLQHQQQMLSNSSEHLPPPPAFMLEAATATYNTTATTATDMPSSALRVSETVRALAALRHQPASPVALRRLQQQQQQHTQQQQQQRAPSLQTTPHTQSLHQSPATSAELDYEAYYNSYMQLHAYANSQQQQQQQQLHYQQQQQPPTPPPYQAPPPADGSFRTSSPSAGGIYAQPKLMSNMSSFRTSSPSPNGHGHAHALPPTQPKANPNLIAQLNARINSKQQQQQQHQQQQHVAEGIYGNAGDNIYMRGGLSMTQQQQQQHIDAAAQQAAQRQQQQQQQQQQQHYTCPPPLEDPPPPPIYSATMPKKMSRAHAAYSSNNSNHHGNSNNSSSSNMSNHMASAYAAASASATLPKNMLHQQQQQQQQQQQRLLQQQQQQQYHQPAGVGNGHANQRSQMPLPQQQQQQLQQRQPPIPSRHSSVQQKIFVSTNPFIQTTAVKFHSPSSVHSTPAASPTCGSLAAAASLASIYGTTARGGGAAAASQQYHQQQQQQQQHYYRDVAGGNNSNGGSVYYASHNNAHAHAHAHTPHMPHVQAQAHHSNYAASTNIEKTGNIRAKTKAEFLENLNAKLAKQGMSGRAFAVRNLINSKALPDPRICHESLMDQIKRGAPLKRNQKINDRSAPKIH; from the exons AATACTTCGCCACTTTGGGAGGATTTTGTGGCAAAGGCCAGTAAACTGCACACATGTCTGCG cgcTGCTATTCAGGCAATTGCTGCCTATTTGGATGCCTTCCAAAAAATTGCCGATGCGGCCACCAATTCCAGAG GTGCATCCAAGGAAATCGGCACCGCCTTGACGCGCGTCTGTCTGCGCCACAAGGCGGTCGAGACGCGCCTCAAATCGTTCACGGGCGCCATCATGGACTGCCTGGTGCAGCCGCTGCAGGACAAAATCGAGGACTGGAAGCGCACAGTGGCGACCATTGACAAGGATCATGCCAAGGAGCACAAGCGTTGCCGCACCGAGTTGAAGAAGCGCTCCAGCGACACGCTGCGACTGCAGAAAAAAGCGCGCAAGGGCCAAACGGACAACAGTCTGCAGTCGCTGATGGACTCGCATATGCAGGATGTGACGCTGCGGCGCGCCGAGCTGGAGGATGTCGAGAAGAAGTCGCTGCGCGCTGCCATGATCGAGGAGCGGCTGCGCTACTGCAGCTTCGTGCACATGCTGCAGCCCGTGGTGCATGAGGAATGCGAGGTCATGTCCGAGCTGGGCCATCTGCAG gaAGCCATGCAGTCGATTGCGCTGGTCACCAAGGAGCCCAGCGTGCTGCCCCAGGCCTCCGAGGAGCTGATTCATGTGGCCAAGGCCAGCATCAATCTATATCCGGAGTCACCTGGCGGCGGCTCCGGCTCACAGGGCGGCGGCTGCTCCAACTCTTTGGGCTCACGCAAAAGTTCCGTTTGCTCCATCAGCAGCATGAACAGCAGCGGCTCCAGCAACTCACCGGGACATCATCACTATCAACGCTCATTGTCGCAG TTTGTAACGCCCGCAATTCGCTTGAAACCTGGTGAATCCAGTGATAGTGGCTTTTGCTCATCGCCAGCGCTAACAACACag GCTACAAATGCGAGCAACCAGACACATGCTGTTGCCACTTGGCCGCCACATTCGCAGGATGTTGTCGATACGCTGCCACCAACTGCGGATCGTCCGCATACGATTAGCACCACCTATGAGAAGGGACATCAGCGTCCGCCGCTAACTGTTTACACGTTCCAGAATCCCGAGACCATACACgagtccagcagcagcaacagtctgGTGCCcactggcaacagcagctcggGACAGAATACGCCGGCAACACAAAAATCGCCAGCGGCAACGCTCAGTCGTCCGCCCTTGCCAGTG AAGCCGGCGCATGTG CGCTGCTCATCGCTGGAGCGTCCGCTGTCGGCGCAGAGCAATCATCGCCAGAATAGCGCACAGAATCTGCTGCAGCGTCAGTGCCCATCGCCGATTCCAGCTCATATCACGAAAG AGCTGTCCGCAGCACAtcatgcacagcagcaatcacagccgcagcaacagcagcagcaacagccagcgCCCACCTATGTTAACACCTGTGAACTGGCAGCTATGAAActaacacagcagcaacagcagcaatcgactcctttgctgcagcagcagagcagcattGACTCGATTAGCTCGCAGCATTCGAATGACTCGTCGACTAGCTCgctacagcagcaattgctgctgcaccagcagcaccaacagcagcagcagcagcaacagcacatgAACCATCAACAGCCTCGCTCCCATTCCATTTCGTCGGCATCGTCGCACACAGCCTCATCGCTGCACTCACACGCCTCACTTGACTCGGCTGTGGCCAcagctggcggcggcgctgctgctggttacACCAACACTAGCACCACAACGCCCTCTAGCGGCTGCTCAACGCCACAGAATCACTACTCACCACTGTTAACCAATTCACCAACGTCCACTGCCGCAGGTACAcccagcggcggcagcattGCCAGCGGTCTCGGCTTTGTCTATCAGATAAGTTCACCAACGCCACCGCCCAGCGCCCACGAGCCGCTCAAGATCACCGAATCCACAGCCACTGTGGACAGCGCCGAAGCCGACGAGCGCTCCCGCGCCTCTGTGCTGCAAAAGGCGTCCATGTTCGAGaagcaagcggcagcaacaactgcgcCCAACAATGTGCCGCGACGCTCCGAGGAGATTCGCGTTGCCGAGCAGCAGGAAATGG gaggagctggagctggagcagcagctgctttgggCGGCAGCTCCACGCGCATTGCACGTCGTTCGTCCATAAATCAAGCCAAGCCACCGCCGCCAGTGCGACGCAGCTCCTCGGTTACGCCTAGTCCCAACAATAGCAAC ctgctgcagcatcaacaacaaatgcttagCAACTCCAGCGAGcatttgccgccgccgcccgccTTTATGCttgaggcagcaacagcaacatacaacacaacagcaaccacagcaacagATATGCCCAGCTCTGCGCTTAGAGTATCAGAGACAGTGCGCGCTTTGGCAGCGCTGCGGCATCAGCCAGCCTCGCCTGTTGCACTGCGtcgcttgcaacagcagcagcagcaacatacacaacagcaacagcagcaacgcgcGCCTTCACTGCAG ACAACACCACACACTCAGTCCCTGCACCAGTCCCCAGCAACTAGCGCTGAACTAGACTACGAAGCTTACTACAACTCCTATATGCAGCTGCATGCGTacgccaacagccaacagcagcagcagcaacagcaacttcattatcagcagcagcagcagccgcccaCACCGCCGCCCTATCAAGCTCCACCGCCGGCAGATGGC TCGTTTCGCACCTCATCGCCCAGCGCTGGTGGCATCTACGCGCAGCCCAAGCTGATGAGCAACATGTCCAGCTTTCGCACCAGCAGTCCCAGTCCCAATGGTCATGGACATGCTCATGCGCTGCCACCAACACAGCCCAAGGCTAATCCGAATCTAATTGCACAGCTCAATGCACGcatcaacagcaaacagcagcagcagcagcaacaccagcaacagcaacatgttgccgaAGGCATTTATGGCAATGCAGGCGACAACATTTACATGCGCGGCGGTCTCTCCAtgacacagcagcaacagcagcaacacattgACG CAGCTgcgcaacaagcagcacaacgacagcagcagcagcaacaacagcaacagcagcaacattataCATGCCCACCGCCATTAGAAGATCCACCACCGCCGCCCATTTACTCAGCCACTATGCCCAAGAAAATGTCACGCGCTCATGCTGcatacagcagcaacaacagcaaccatcatggcaacagcaacaatagcagcagcagcaacatgtccAATCATATGGCCAGTGCCTATGCTGCAGCCTCAGCCAGCGCTACGTTGCCCAAAAACATgctacaccaacaacaacaacaacagcagcagcaacagcaacgtttgctacagcagcaacaacaacaacaatatcatcAGCCCGCAGGCGTTGGCAATGGTCACGCTAATCAGCGCTCGCAAATGCCactgccccagcagcagcagcaacagttgcagcaacgaCAGCCTCCCATACCATCGCGTCATTCCAGTGTGCAGCAAAAGATTTTCGTTTCAACGAATCCATTTATACAAACGACAGCCGTCAAGTTTCATTCGCCATCGTCGGTGCACTCAACGCCCGCCGCCTCGCCCACCTGCGGCTCGCTCGCCGCAGCTGCATCTTTGGCCAGCATTTATGGCACAACAGCGCGTGGCGgcggcgccgctgctgcctcGCAGCAAtatcatcagcaacagcagcagcagcagcaacactatTATCGCGATGTTGCTGGCGGCAATAATAGCAATGGCGGCTCTGTTTACTATGCCAGCCACAacaacgcccacgcccacgctcaCGCCCATACGCCCCACATGCCCCATGTCCAGGCCCAGGCCCATCATTCAA ACTATGCCGCGAGCACAAATATCGAAAAGACTGGCAACATACGTGCCAAGACCAAGGCTGAATTTCTCGAGAATCTCAATGCGAAATTGGCCAAACAGGGCATGTCCGGACGTGCATTTGCAGTGCGAAATCTAATCAACAGCAAGGCCCTG CCGGATCCGCGCATCTGTCATGAGTCGTTAATGGATCAAATAAAGCGCGGCGCACCGCTTAAGCGTAATCAGAAAATCAACGATCGCAGCGCACccaaaatacattaa
- the LOC108596490 gene encoding AF4/FMR2 family member 4 isoform X2, whose translation MDLSLERDSSALGSLFQQIINDMKNTSPLWEDFVAKASKLHTCLRAAIQAIAAYLDAFQKIADAATNSRGASKEIGTALTRVCLRHKAVETRLKSFTGAIMDCLVQPLQDKIEDWKRTVATIDKDHAKEHKRCRTELKKRSSDTLRLQKKARKGQTDNSLQSLMDSHMQDVTLRRAELEDVEKKSLRAAMIEERLRYCSFVHMLQPVVHEECEVMSELGHLQEAMQSIALVTKEPSVLPQASEELIHVAKASINLYPESPGGGSGSQGGGCSNSLGSRKSSVCSISSMNSSGSSNSPGHHHYQRSLSQFVTPAIRLKPGESSDSGFCSSPALTTQATNASNQTHAVATWPPHSQDVVDTLPPTADRPHTISTTYEKGHQRPPLTVYTFQNPETIHESSSSNSLVPTGNSSSGQNTPATQKSPAATLSRPPLPVKPAHVRCSSLERPLSAQSNHRQNSAQNLLQRQCPSPIPAHITKELSAAHHAQQQSQPQQQQQQQPAPTYVNTCELAAMKLTQQQQQQSTPLLQQQSSIDSISSQHSNDSSTSSLQQQLLLHQQHQQQQQQQQHMNHQQPRSHSISSASSHTASSLHSHASLDSAVATAGGGAAAGYTNTSTTTPSSGCSTPQNHYSPLLTNSPTSTAAGTPSGGSIASGLGFVYQISSPTPPPSAHEPLKITESTATVDSAEADERSRASVLQKASMFEKQAAATTAPNNVPRRSEEIRVAEQQEMDKSFEDSIQALNNLIGELDSFQREIDEGKGKQQQQHNNNNSSSNSNSGASSNNSNQELLLLPTTIDSISNQTNSSGCGTDISDTTSEELEQQHQQQQQLAASSSRLGASDSELSRCYVSETSSLTAGYENPTFAHFAAQREDGSEGRSLYADSVSLAASDTVCQQRHAYVDSDSGSAVVVIYDHQIPNTPDIEFVKQNSEIVLLRTKDPQQLQLHEMRELQQLPDNLAGSPESPDGATGTSSSSSAPRAATATVAPAKQRLSSFRASSEQQLQLLGRASPHRGTVRPSLEQQQQPQQQQQQQQQQPQQQQLIASDSNGLRLKLPPKPSSLSIFNANTLDTSNSSSSSNSSSKPVIPRKFDFKADLDAKIRQQKLKVQQQLQQQQQSNSQQQLPAHSPTTTTTQSPPTTTATTPTTTTTSINCNVINKPDAIACASAIAASLSQIHLHRMPKPNQTSATYNHAPYKTPTTTATTTTTTPAAKLSLLSSSTSSSSSPTSSTITAAISAALLPAMPQLPARATPTPAATNSNNTITSNSFMCSNANANANAHAQVKPCITPRPASLSGGAGAGAAAALGGSSTRIARRSSINQAKPPPPVRRSSSVTPSPNNSNLLQHQQQMLSNSSEHLPPPPAFMLEAATATYNTTATTATDMPSSALRVSETVRALAALRHQPASPVALRRLQQQQQQHTQQQQQQRAPSLQTTPHTQSLHQSPATSAELDYEAYYNSYMQLHAYANSQQQQQQQQLHYQQQQQPPTPPPYQAPPPADGSFRTSSPSAGGIYAQPKLMSNMSSFRTSSPSPNGHGHAHALPPTQPKANPNLIAQLNARINSKQQQQQQHQQQQHVAEGIYGNAGDNIYMRGGLSMTQQQQQQHIDAAQQAAQRQQQQQQQQQQQHYTCPPPLEDPPPPPIYSATMPKKMSRAHAAYSSNNSNHHGNSNNSSSSNMSNHMASAYAAASASATLPKNMLHQQQQQQQQQQQRLLQQQQQQQYHQPAGVGNGHANQRSQMPLPQQQQQQLQQRQPPIPSRHSSVQQKIFVSTNPFIQTTAVKFHSPSSVHSTPAASPTCGSLAAAASLASIYGTTARGGGAAAASQQYHQQQQQQQQHYYRDVAGGNNSNGGSVYYASHNNAHAHAHAHTPHMPHVQAQAHHSNYAASTNIEKTGNIRAKTKAEFLENLNAKLAKQGMSGRAFAVRNLINSKALPDPRICHESLMDQIKRGAPLKRNQKINDRSAPKIH comes from the exons AATACTTCGCCACTTTGGGAGGATTTTGTGGCAAAGGCCAGTAAACTGCACACATGTCTGCG cgcTGCTATTCAGGCAATTGCTGCCTATTTGGATGCCTTCCAAAAAATTGCCGATGCGGCCACCAATTCCAGAG GTGCATCCAAGGAAATCGGCACCGCCTTGACGCGCGTCTGTCTGCGCCACAAGGCGGTCGAGACGCGCCTCAAATCGTTCACGGGCGCCATCATGGACTGCCTGGTGCAGCCGCTGCAGGACAAAATCGAGGACTGGAAGCGCACAGTGGCGACCATTGACAAGGATCATGCCAAGGAGCACAAGCGTTGCCGCACCGAGTTGAAGAAGCGCTCCAGCGACACGCTGCGACTGCAGAAAAAAGCGCGCAAGGGCCAAACGGACAACAGTCTGCAGTCGCTGATGGACTCGCATATGCAGGATGTGACGCTGCGGCGCGCCGAGCTGGAGGATGTCGAGAAGAAGTCGCTGCGCGCTGCCATGATCGAGGAGCGGCTGCGCTACTGCAGCTTCGTGCACATGCTGCAGCCCGTGGTGCATGAGGAATGCGAGGTCATGTCCGAGCTGGGCCATCTGCAG gaAGCCATGCAGTCGATTGCGCTGGTCACCAAGGAGCCCAGCGTGCTGCCCCAGGCCTCCGAGGAGCTGATTCATGTGGCCAAGGCCAGCATCAATCTATATCCGGAGTCACCTGGCGGCGGCTCCGGCTCACAGGGCGGCGGCTGCTCCAACTCTTTGGGCTCACGCAAAAGTTCCGTTTGCTCCATCAGCAGCATGAACAGCAGCGGCTCCAGCAACTCACCGGGACATCATCACTATCAACGCTCATTGTCGCAG TTTGTAACGCCCGCAATTCGCTTGAAACCTGGTGAATCCAGTGATAGTGGCTTTTGCTCATCGCCAGCGCTAACAACACag GCTACAAATGCGAGCAACCAGACACATGCTGTTGCCACTTGGCCGCCACATTCGCAGGATGTTGTCGATACGCTGCCACCAACTGCGGATCGTCCGCATACGATTAGCACCACCTATGAGAAGGGACATCAGCGTCCGCCGCTAACTGTTTACACGTTCCAGAATCCCGAGACCATACACgagtccagcagcagcaacagtctgGTGCCcactggcaacagcagctcggGACAGAATACGCCGGCAACACAAAAATCGCCAGCGGCAACGCTCAGTCGTCCGCCCTTGCCAGTG AAGCCGGCGCATGTG CGCTGCTCATCGCTGGAGCGTCCGCTGTCGGCGCAGAGCAATCATCGCCAGAATAGCGCACAGAATCTGCTGCAGCGTCAGTGCCCATCGCCGATTCCAGCTCATATCACGAAAG AGCTGTCCGCAGCACAtcatgcacagcagcaatcacagccgcagcaacagcagcagcaacagccagcgCCCACCTATGTTAACACCTGTGAACTGGCAGCTATGAAActaacacagcagcaacagcagcaatcgactcctttgctgcagcagcagagcagcattGACTCGATTAGCTCGCAGCATTCGAATGACTCGTCGACTAGCTCgctacagcagcaattgctgctgcaccagcagcaccaacagcagcagcagcagcaacagcacatgAACCATCAACAGCCTCGCTCCCATTCCATTTCGTCGGCATCGTCGCACACAGCCTCATCGCTGCACTCACACGCCTCACTTGACTCGGCTGTGGCCAcagctggcggcggcgctgctgctggttacACCAACACTAGCACCACAACGCCCTCTAGCGGCTGCTCAACGCCACAGAATCACTACTCACCACTGTTAACCAATTCACCAACGTCCACTGCCGCAGGTACAcccagcggcggcagcattGCCAGCGGTCTCGGCTTTGTCTATCAGATAAGTTCACCAACGCCACCGCCCAGCGCCCACGAGCCGCTCAAGATCACCGAATCCACAGCCACTGTGGACAGCGCCGAAGCCGACGAGCGCTCCCGCGCCTCTGTGCTGCAAAAGGCGTCCATGTTCGAGaagcaagcggcagcaacaactgcgcCCAACAATGTGCCGCGACGCTCCGAGGAGATTCGCGTTGCCGAGCAGCAGGAAATGG aCAAATCTTTCGAAGATTCAATCCaagctttaaacaatttaattggcGAACTAGACTCTTTTCAACGTGAAATCGATGAGGGCAagggcaagcagcagcagcagcacaacaacaacaacagcagcagcaatagcaacagcggcgccagcagcaacaacagcaaccaggaattgctgctgctgccaaccaCCATCGACTCGATCAGCAATCAAACCAACTCCAGTGGCTGCGGCACTGACATTTCGGACACCACCTCcgaggagctggagcagcagcaccaacaacaacagcagcttgcagccagcagcagtcgtCTGGGCGCCAGCGATTCCGAGCTGAGTCGCTGCTATGTAAGCGAGACCAGCTCGCTGACCGCCGGCTATGAGAATCCCACATTCGCTCACTTTGCAGCGCAGCGCGAAGACGGCAGCGAGGGTCGCTCGCTGTACGCGGACAGCGTCTCGCTGGCTGCATCGGATACAGTTTGCCAGCAGCGTCACGCGTACGTggacagcgacagcggcagcgccgTGGTCGTCATCTATGATCATCAGATTCCCAATACGCCGGACATTGAGTTTGTGAAGCAGAATTCGGAGATTGTGCTGCTGCGCACCAAAGatccgcagcagctgcagctgcatgagatgcgtgagctgcagcagctgccggaCAATCTGGCTGGCTCGCCCGAGTCGCCAGATGGCGCCACTggtacaagcagcagcagcagcgcaccaagagcagcgacagcaactgtGGCGCCTGCCAAGCAGCGACTCTCCTCATTTCGCGCTTcaagtgagcagcagctgcagctgctgggaCGCGCAAGTCCGCACAGAGGTACAGTAAGGCCTAGtttagagcaacaacaacaaccacaacagcagcaacaacagcagcagcagcaaccacaacaacaacagttgatAGCCAGTGATAGCAATGGCTTGCGGCTTAAGCTGCCGCCAAAGccaagcagcttaagcattttCAATGCCAACACGCTCGAtacgagcaacagcagcagcagcagcaacagcagcagcaagccagTGATACCTAGAAAGTTTGACTTTAAGGCTGATTTAGATGCCAAAATACGCCAGCAGAAACtcaaagtgcaacagcaattgcagcaacagcagcaaagcaactcacagcagcaactgccagcacactcaccaacaacaacaacaacacagtcgcccccaacaacaacagcaactacaccaacaactactactacttcaaTAAACTGTAATGTCATTAATAAACCAGACGCTATTGCATGCGCATCAGCAATCGCAGCAAGCTTAAGCCAAATTCATCTGCATCGTATGCCAAAACCAAATCAAACATCAGCAACATACAATCATGCGCCATACAAAacgcccacaacaacagcaaccacaacaacaacaacacctgCGGCTAAACTGTCATTGCTATCATCATCAACTTCATCTTCATCTTCACCAACATCATCCACcataacagcagcaatctCAGCCGCATTGCTGCCTGCCATGCCCCAACTGCCCGCCAgagcaacgccaacgccagcagcaaccaacagcaacaacacaatcACTTCCAATTCATTTATGTGctccaatgccaatgccaatgccaatgcccaTGCCCAAGTTAAGCCGTGCATAACGCCCAGGCCGGCATCGCTGTCCG gaggagctggagctggagcagcagctgctttgggCGGCAGCTCCACGCGCATTGCACGTCGTTCGTCCATAAATCAAGCCAAGCCACCGCCGCCAGTGCGACGCAGCTCCTCGGTTACGCCTAGTCCCAACAATAGCAAC ctgctgcagcatcaacaacaaatgcttagCAACTCCAGCGAGcatttgccgccgccgcccgccTTTATGCttgaggcagcaacagcaacatacaacacaacagcaaccacagcaacagATATGCCCAGCTCTGCGCTTAGAGTATCAGAGACAGTGCGCGCTTTGGCAGCGCTGCGGCATCAGCCAGCCTCGCCTGTTGCACTGCGtcgcttgcaacagcagcagcagcaacatacacaacagcaacagcagcaacgcgcGCCTTCACTGCAG ACAACACCACACACTCAGTCCCTGCACCAGTCCCCAGCAACTAGCGCTGAACTAGACTACGAAGCTTACTACAACTCCTATATGCAGCTGCATGCGTacgccaacagccaacagcagcagcagcaacagcaacttcattatcagcagcagcagcagccgcccaCACCGCCGCCCTATCAAGCTCCACCGCCGGCAGATGGC TCGTTTCGCACCTCATCGCCCAGCGCTGGTGGCATCTACGCGCAGCCCAAGCTGATGAGCAACATGTCCAGCTTTCGCACCAGCAGTCCCAGTCCCAATGGTCATGGACATGCTCATGCGCTGCCACCAACACAGCCCAAGGCTAATCCGAATCTAATTGCACAGCTCAATGCACGcatcaacagcaaacagcagcagcagcagcaacaccagcaacagcaacatgttgccgaAGGCATTTATGGCAATGCAGGCGACAACATTTACATGCGCGGCGGTCTCTCCAtgacacagcagcaacagcagcaacacattgACG CTgcgcaacaagcagcacaacgacagcagcagcagcaacaacagcaacagcagcaacattataCATGCCCACCGCCATTAGAAGATCCACCACCGCCGCCCATTTACTCAGCCACTATGCCCAAGAAAATGTCACGCGCTCATGCTGcatacagcagcaacaacagcaaccatcatggcaacagcaacaatagcagcagcagcaacatgtccAATCATATGGCCAGTGCCTATGCTGCAGCCTCAGCCAGCGCTACGTTGCCCAAAAACATgctacaccaacaacaacaacaacagcagcagcaacagcaacgtttgctacagcagcaacaacaacaacaatatcatcAGCCCGCAGGCGTTGGCAATGGTCACGCTAATCAGCGCTCGCAAATGCCactgccccagcagcagcagcaacagttgcagcaacgaCAGCCTCCCATACCATCGCGTCATTCCAGTGTGCAGCAAAAGATTTTCGTTTCAACGAATCCATTTATACAAACGACAGCCGTCAAGTTTCATTCGCCATCGTCGGTGCACTCAACGCCCGCCGCCTCGCCCACCTGCGGCTCGCTCGCCGCAGCTGCATCTTTGGCCAGCATTTATGGCACAACAGCGCGTGGCGgcggcgccgctgctgcctcGCAGCAAtatcatcagcaacagcagcagcagcagcaacactatTATCGCGATGTTGCTGGCGGCAATAATAGCAATGGCGGCTCTGTTTACTATGCCAGCCACAacaacgcccacgcccacgctcaCGCCCATACGCCCCACATGCCCCATGTCCAGGCCCAGGCCCATCATTCAA ACTATGCCGCGAGCACAAATATCGAAAAGACTGGCAACATACGTGCCAAGACCAAGGCTGAATTTCTCGAGAATCTCAATGCGAAATTGGCCAAACAGGGCATGTCCGGACGTGCATTTGCAGTGCGAAATCTAATCAACAGCAAGGCCCTG CCGGATCCGCGCATCTGTCATGAGTCGTTAATGGATCAAATAAAGCGCGGCGCACCGCTTAAGCGTAATCAGAAAATCAACGATCGCAGCGCACccaaaatacattaa